TTTGTTGCCGTCGGTGTCTGTTAGATCCTTGGTTTTGAATTAGATTTAGTCGCTGGTTCGTTGGCGTGGGTCTGTGTTTGATGATTTCGGAACAAAGACAGAACAGAGATTTTGGCTGATTCTCCGTTGAACCTTTTGGCCAGTTATGCGGACATTGAACTTTGATTACGAGCTTAATTACGAGCTTAGTTGACGTCAGTCTTTGCTTCAATCGAAGTTACGTTTTTTGGGTTAGCTCCGTGCAAATGCTCTGTTGGGTGGTTTAAATTGGCTGGGAATTGCTGAGGTTGGGATAATTCGGTGCAAGGTACAGCTTGACATGCTGGTCTTCCCTTCTGGGTTTAACCAGCAATTGCTCCTTTGGTTCTGTGTTGTCATTATCTTATCCTCTAAATCATAGTGATTCATTAATTCTACGAGATGCACACCCTGATTTACTGGATTATAATCAGAGGGTTCGTTATCATGTTCAATCTCTGGATTGGTTATGCTAGTTAGAATAGGCCGGGTGAATCCACATTAGAAGACAATCAACGGCGTACAAACTGGAAACTGCAGTTCTGATTCCTACATGTTTCGTGTCTCTTCGTTTACTAATTGATTGTTCCTCATTTCATTGGTATCTGATAGTGTATGAGGATGCCAAACTTCTTTTGCCTGATGATGTTCTATCAGTGTCACCTGTGGAATGTTGCATAATCAGCTGCATTAGATTTTACTTCGTGGATTCTCAGTGGCTGAACTGTGCCTTTGCCTTTGTGAAATTCAGGGACAGGAGCTCAAATATTGTACTTCAGCAAGGAAATCAACATGGAAGAGAAATGCAAATCCACCATAAAAGGAGAAGTACCAGTGAAAAATGCAGAGCTCAATGCCAAAACAGAACCAGAGGAGGTGTTGATAAGTGACTCCAAGGAACAGAAGATTGAAGAGGCTGAATCACCTTACGTGTTCATTGAGAGATCCAATCCTCCACACCAGAAGGAAAGCATGGCAGAGGAACAAAAAGCTGAGGGAGGGGAGGAATTAGACTATGCTGGGAAGGAGATGAGGGATGAAGACAAAGAGGAAGTAACGAAAGATGGAGAGAAGGTTttgaaggaggagaagagagaatgTTGTGACGAAATAGGCAACAAACTTGAGGAGGATGAAGAGACCAGGATAGAAGAGAGAAGCAAGGAGATAGTAGACGGAAAAGAGAggggaaaggaagagagaaagaaaaaggacgagaaagaggaaaagaagaagaagaaacctgAGGCtgatggggaagaagaagaggagaagaaaaaggacaagaaagagaagaagaagaagaagaaggacaagaagTGCTCTGAATCTGGTGAGGGAACGGAAACTGAAAATAaggcaaaggaagagaagaagaagaagaagaaagacaaaaagaataaagagaGGAAGCACGTGGACAAAACCGACGAGGAAGGAGGAGGCGGTGATGATTTGAAGGAGGATGAGGAGCAGACAGAAGGATGCCCTGATGTCGTGTCGAGAGAGGTCACCGTAGAAGAGGATCTCGGCAAGTCGGAGGGAGAAGCGGAGAAGAATAAGAAGGGGAAACAtaaggaagggaaggaaaagaaggggaaagagAGGAAGGTCAAGtgcgaaaagaagaaagaatgcGGGGAGGACAAGCACAAGGATATTGGTCAGTTGAAGCATCAGCTTGAGAAGATCAATGGCAAAATCGAAGCTCTCCTGGAGAAGAAAGCATTTATCTCCGGGAAGATAAAGGATGCCGAGGCGAAGAACGGCGAAGCTCCTGAGAAGCCGGCTGCCCCTAAAGAAGTTGCTGCAGCTGATACAGCATAGCGCGTCCTGATAAACGTTTCCTGCTTAGCTTATATCAACATTGCTCAGTCGCAGACTCGTAGTGCAGTGTGTTTACTGTTTATGCATAAACCACCCGGTTGGAATCATTgatgtttcttctctttgatgcCATCCATATTGTCCCTATCTATCTTGTGAATTTTACTTCAGGATGTACTGCTACTTTCGCTGTACATTTTATGTGGAGTGGATGTCTCTTCTGCACGCTCCGCTTCCTGTTCTactcttctctcttcctctatAGAGCAGTAATCTCAGATCGTGGGAAGCACTTGTTCTCTCACGTTTTAATGGTGATTAGAGCTATCAATTTGAAttggccattttcttttttacaatgTTCTAGTATTTATTTCTATCAGTAAATAATCGTACTCACGTAAAATAAGCACTTACTCAAATTCTAAATCAAAATTCCGCCTTAATCACGATTGCTGAACTTACAGAAAATTACTCGTTCTTTTAGAGTAAACTAAACTAAACCCATGGTGTTTCATATTTTAGTTAAAGTACTTCGATTTGGAACTCTTCACACGTCAAGAATCACTTTTATGCCCAGAATCCGATTATTTCATTTCATATTCCCCCAAAAATTTAAGCTATTCTTGTTTATTCTTATTATGTAGCATACATTAGCAACTAAACTAAGTTATTAGATACGctatttttgcaaattgttgtaaTTTAAGTAGTTCTTTTTATACAATGTAGGATTTTTTTGGCTTATAATACAATTGACACAAAATTATGACATCGTTGGACAATTTCCATTATTGTTATGCTGAATTATTTTAATGTACTTTTAAGAAATGATATTTGCATGTGTATATTTAGTGTGTTTCGTAGATTATTCCCAAATGACTTTGGGCCTCTACAAAGACCTTGTATGAAAGTTGTGGTGTTTAGTTCAATATTCCCGAATTGCTTAGAGCCAAATTAGCATTTTGAAAGTCCATTCACTCAATGCAATTCTCACCCAGCATTTGACTTTAAACGTTTTTAGAATGCTATTTAGAgatagatgatttttttttttttcatcccaaCATTCCCCTTATTTTGTATTCTTGTTTTGCCATCAATTCCTATTATTCATCGTCTCTCTGAACCACCAAACTCACCTGTCACAGTAGATTCTTGCCGAGGTAGCATGACCCTCGGCCTCTCCTCACTTGGAACACTAAAGGTTGTGCGAGATTGGGCTTTGCTCAACCTCACCTCGCCTTAGGCCACGCGATCTCAAGTGAGGGCCATCAAGGTCGTGCAACTCTTAGCCTCGCCTTGCCTAGGCCACCCAAGGTCGCACAAGATCCAAGTTCGTGCTCACCTCAAAGGTTCTAT
The sequence above is drawn from the Eucalyptus grandis isolate ANBG69807.140 chromosome 11, ASM1654582v1, whole genome shotgun sequence genome and encodes:
- the LOC120289323 gene encoding nucleolar protein 58-like: MEEKCKSTIKGEVPVKNAELNAKTEPEEVLISDSKEQKIEEAESPYVFIERSNPPHQKESMAEEQKAEGGEELDYAGKEMRDEDKEEVTKDGEKVLKEEKRECCDEIGNKLEEDEETRIEERSKEIVDGKERGKEERKKKDEKEEKKKKKPEADGEEEEEKKKDKKEKKKKKKDKKCSESGEGTETENKAKEEKKKKKKDKKNKERKHVDKTDEEGGGGDDLKEDEEQTEGCPDVVSREVTVEEDLGKSEGEAEKNKKGKHKEGKEKKGKERKVKCEKKKECGEDKHKDIGQLKHQLEKINGKIEALLEKKAFISGKIKDAEAKNGEAPEKPAAPKEVAAADTA